The Aneurinibacillus uraniidurans genome segment ACAGTGGCGGCGGAGCAGGCATTCAGGCTGATATAAAAACATTTCAAGAACTTGGTGTGTTCGGTATGTCGGTACTAACTGCCTTGACGGCACAAAATACAAACGGCGTGCACGGTGTATTCGCCGTGCCGCCTGAATTCGTTGCGCAGCAGCTGGATGCGGTGCTATCTGATCTTGGAACGGACGCCGTGAAAACAGGTATGCTGTTTGATAGCTCGATTATTCGTACGGTTGCGGATAAGTTGAAGGAGTACAAGGTGAAAAATTATGTACTCGACCCGGTGATGATTGCGAAAGGCGGAGCACCGCTGCTGCTTGAAGAAGCAGTTGCTGCAGTAAAGGAGCATCTGCTTCCGCTTTCGATGGTTGTTACGCCGAATTTGCCGGAAGCAGAGGTGCTGACCGGCATGAAAAGGATTGAAACGATTGAAGAGATGAAAGAAGCTGCTTATATCCTGCATGCAGGTGGAGCGGCAAATGTTGTTATTAAAGGCGGGCATGGAACGGGTCCACAGGTGACCGATCTTTTATATGATGGAGATACGTTCACGGAGATGACGGCAGATCGTTTCGATACACCGCATACACATGGAACGGGCTGTACATTTGCAGCCGCAACCGCAGCGGGTCTGGCGCAGGGGATGTCGGTGTCTGATGCAGTTAAGCAGGCGAAGGCGTTTATTACAGCCGCTATTACGCATCCACTTGGGATTGGAAGCGGACATGGTCCAACCAATCACTGGGCATACAATCG includes the following:
- the thiD gene encoding bifunctional hydroxymethylpyrimidine kinase/phosphomethylpyrimidine kinase; this encodes MAVYKALTIAGSDSGGGAGIQADIKTFQELGVFGMSVLTALTAQNTNGVHGVFAVPPEFVAQQLDAVLSDLGTDAVKTGMLFDSSIIRTVADKLKEYKVKNYVLDPVMIAKGGAPLLLEEAVAAVKEHLLPLSMVVTPNLPEAEVLTGMKRIETIEEMKEAAYILHAGGAANVVIKGGHGTGPQVTDLLYDGDTFTEMTADRFDTPHTHGTGCTFAAATAAGLAQGMSVSDAVKQAKAFITAAITHPLGIGSGHGPTNHWAYNRCEKL